The Streptomyces sp. NBC_00569 genomic sequence GTACTGCCCAAGGGAGTCGAGGCCATCACCGGCGAGGCGTCGGCGCAGGAGAACACCGACATGATCTCCGGCCAGTTCCTGACCCTCTTCACCACCTTCCTCCTCGTGTTCTCCGGCATCGCCCTGCTCGTGGCGACCTTCTCGATCCACAACACGTTCGCGATCGTCGTCGCCCAGCGCACCCGTGAGAACGCGCTCCTGCGCGCCCTCGGCGCCTCCCGCCGCCAGGTCACCGCCACGACGCTCGTCGAGGCGAGCGCCGTCGCCGTCCTCGCCTCGGTCGCCGGTCTCGTCGGCGGCATCGGCATCGCGGCCGGGCTCCAGGCGCTGTTCCCCGCCATCGGCTTCCCGTTCCCCGACGGCGCTCTCGTGATCAGCGGCCTGTCCATGCTGCTCCCGCTCGCCGTGGGCATCCTCGTCTGTCTCGGCTCCGCGCTCCTGCCCGCCGTACGGGCCGGCCGCACCGCACCCCTCGCGGCCCTGCGCGAGACGGCCGTCGACCAGTCGGGTGCCTCGCGCCGCCGCGCCGTCATCGGTATCGCGCTCGGCGTCGTGGCGGTCGCCGTCACCCTGGTCGGAGTCCTCGCCTCGCCGTCCGTCCAACTCGCGGGCCTCGGCGGCGTGCTGATCCTCGTCGCGTTCGTGGTGCTCGGTCCGGTCGCTTCGTCGCGCGCCGTACGTGTCCTCGGCAGCCCCCTCGACAAGCTGCGCGGTGTCACCGGCGGTCTCGCCCGGCGCAACGCCCTGCGCAGCCCGAGGCGCACCGCGGCCACCGCGAGCGCCCTGATGATCGGTGTCGCCGTCGTCTCCCTGTTCACCGTCTTCGGCGCCTCGCTGAAGGCGACCATGGACCAGACGGTGTCCCGCTCCTTCGCCGGCGACATCGCCGTGTCGGCCCCGTCGTTCGGCGCGGGCGGCAGCGGCCTCAGCCCGAAGCTCGCCCCGGCCCTCGCCGGACAGCCGCAGGTCGCGACCGCCGTCGGCCTGGGCAAGGGCGTCGCGGAGGTCGACGGCGAGGGCCGGGCCCTGACCGTCACCGACCCGGCCGCGCTCGCCAGGTCCTTCGACCTGGGCACCGTCCGCGGCTCGCTCGACGACCTCGGCACGGACGGCATCGCCGTCACCCGGGAGGAGGCCGACAAGCAGCACCTCCGGCCGGGGAGCACCGCCCGCCTGGCCTTCACCGACGGCAAGCGGCAGAACTTCACCGTCCGCGCGGTCTACGGCCGGTCGGAGCTCGCCGGGGACTACGTCATCACGCGCCGGGCCTGGGCCCCGCACCGCGCCCAGGACTCCGACACCCTGATCGCCGTCACTTTCAAGGACGGCGTGAGCACGGCCGACGGCAAGGCCGCCGTCTCCAAGGTCGCGGCGGCGTACGGGCATCCGGAGGTGCAGACCCGCGACGAGTACGCGCAGTCGTCCGCCGGCGGCATCGACATGATGCTGACCCTGGTCTACGCGCTGCTGGCCCTCGCGGTGCTGATCGCTCTGCTCGGCATCGCCAACACCCTCACCCTGGCCGTCCACGAACGCACCCGCGAACTGGGCCTGTTGAGGGCCGTCGGCCAGACCCGCGCCCAGCTGCGGGCCATGGTCCGGTGGGAGTCCGTCCTGGTCGCCGCGTTCGGTACCGCGGGTGGTCTGGTGCTCGGCGGATTCCTCGGCTGGGTCCTGGTCGAGGCGTCGGACGGGGCGAGCGACAGCGCGTTCGCGTTCGCCCTGCCCCCGCTCCAGCTCGTCGTCGTCGCCCTGGTGGGCCTCGCCGCCGGAGCGCTCGCGGGCCTGCGCCCGGCCCGCCGCGCCGCACGGCTCGACGTGCTGCGGGCCATCGCCACAGAGTGACGTGGCCCGTGCCGTGAGCAGGGGTGGTCACCGCCCGGTCAGCCGACAACGGCCGACCGGGCGGGAGCATGTCGGGCCGTGCGGCGGTCCACCGAGGAGTCCAGCTCGGGGATGGCGTCCGGCATCCGGTACTCGGGAATCGGCGGCAGCGGCATCGCCGCCGACGGCGCGGGGAGCGTGAACCACACGACCTTGCCGTGCTCGCCCTGCGGCCGCGCGCCCCAGCTCTCGCTGACCGCGGCGACCAGGGCGAGGCCCCGGCCGCAGGTCGCGAGCGGGTCGGCCTCGCAGGGTTGCGGCAGGTGCGGGTCGTGGTCGTGCACGGACACCGTGAGGCGGTCGAGCAGCAGCTCGATCTCGACGGTGCACATCTTGTCGGGACCCGCGTGCCGGTGGACGTTGGTCAGCAGCTCGGTCACGCCGAGCATCGCCTCGTCTATCAGCGGGTCCAGATGCCAGTAGCGCAACTGCGCCGATACGATTCTGCGGACCTGGCGGATCCGCGACGGCAGGGCCTGGAGCTCCACCGTGCAATGCCTGCTTGGGTGGGTGATCACGGCTGCGACTCCCCGAATTGAAGGTCCGGAAGAAGGCGGAGTACCGATCCAGCAGTGGGCCGCGTTGACAGCCGGGGCCCGCCTGCTGCGTGTCCGGCGGGCTGGTTCGCAGCGTTATCGCCGGTAAACCCTGAGTAGTGATGTGTGACCAGAGTGACTCAGGGGGTGCGAGCCTGCAACTCGCGCACGCAGTCCCCCAGTACGCGGCCGGCTACGTCAGCCGGCCGCGCGCCCTGCGCACCGCCTCGAGGAACCGGCGCGTCGTGGGCGGCCCGTTCTCGCCGACGAGACGGGGCACCGCGTCGCCGGGTTGGTGATCGGCGCCGAGTTTCAGCAGGTAGCGCCTGCCGGCGACATCGGCGAGGGCCCGGTCGCCGGGCGCGAACCAGGCCTTGCCGGCCCGGACTTCCTGAAGCGGCGCGCTGTCGATCTCGCTGCCGTAACTGGTGAGCAGTTCGAGACGGCCGCCCTTGATGCGGACCTCGCCCGCCCGGGTGAGCGAGCGAAGGAGTCGCCCTATGCGCACACCCGTCGCCGTGAACTCCGGCTCCGCCATGTCGTCCGCCCCCTTGGTGTGTGGTCTCACCGGCCCCGCGGTGCAGTCTGCCCGCACGAAGGCGTCCGCACCAGTGCGTGAGGCAGTGCGCCCGGCAGGGGAAGGGCCGACTCACGCCTTTGTTCCTCCGCACGCCTGTTCCTGCCCTGGGGCAGGTGTTCCTTTGAGTTGCCCAAAGGGGTGTTTATGCAGGTGAGAAGCGTGCGGAAGGTGTTTATGATCGGGGCGTCCGACCGGTCACAAAGGCGACGGCCGGGTGTGGACGGCGTCGAACCGGCGCGCGGAACGACGCCAAGGAGCCATGCGGTGAGCACCCCTCAGCAGGACCAGTCAGCCGGGACCCAAGGGCAGGACCCGGCGGCCACGCTGGACGTGGACCACACGGACGCCGCGTACCGAAGCTGGCTCAAAGAAGCCGTACGAAAGGTGCAGGCCGATGCCAACCGGTCGGCCGACACCCACCTCCTGCGTTTCCCGCTCCCCGAGGAGTGGGGCATCGACCTCTATCTGAAGGACGAGTCGACGCACATCACGGGAAGCCTGAAGCACCGGCTCGCCCGCTCGCTGTTCCTCTACGGCCTGTGCAACGGATGGATCCGGCCCGGCCGCCCCGTCATCGAGGCGTCCAGCGGCTCGACCGCCGTCTCCGAGGCCTACTTCGCGAAGCTCATCGGGGTGCCCTTCATCGCCGTGATGCCGCGCACCACCAGCCCCGAGAAGATCCGCCTGATCGAATTCCACGGCGGCCGGTGCCACTTCGTCGACGACTCGCGCACGATGTACGAGGAGTCGGCGGCGCTCGCGGTCGACACGGGCGGGCACTACATGGACCAGTTCACGTACGCCGAGCGGGCCACGGACTGGCGGGGCAACAACAACATCGCGGAGTCGATCTACCGGCAGCTGGAGCTGGAGCGCTACCCGGAGCCCACCTGGATCGTCGCCACCGCCGGCACCGGAGGCACCTCCGCGACCATCGCCCGGTACGTCCACTACATGCAGCACGACACCCGCATCTGCGTCGCGGACCCGGAGAACTCCTGTTTCTTCGAGGGCTGGACGACCGGGGACCCGGACGTCACCTGCGACTGCGGCTCCCGCATCGAGGGCATCGGCAGGCCCCGCATGGAGCCGAGCTTCGTGCCCGGCGCGATCGACCGCATGATGAAGGTGCCGGACGCGGCGAGCGTCGCCGCCGTGCGCGCCCTGGAGGGGGCGATCGGCCGCAAGGCGGGCGGATCGACGGGCACGGGCCTGTGGAGCGCACTGAAGATCGTCGCCGAGATGGTGGCCGAGGGCAGGACCGGCAGCGTCGTCACGCTGCTGTGCGACCCGGGGGACCGCTACCTCGACAAGTACTACTCCGACCAGTGGCTGGCCCACCAGGGTCTGGACATCGCGCCGTACACGCGGGCCATCGAGACGCTGCTCGCGACGGGAGTCTGGCCGAGCGCCGACTGAGGACCCGGGCCGCTCTAACTCGCCCTGGAATCCCGGGAGTTCGCCGCGATCCTCCGGTCGAGCGCGGCCACGGCGTCACGGAACGCGCGGCCGAGTCCGGCCCGGCCGAGGCGCAGGCCCGCGCGGAACGCGGCGACCCCGTCCGCGGCGAACGTCCACTGCACCCGCGTCCCGCCGGCGCCCGACGGCGTGAGCCGCCACTCCTCGACCAGGGCGCGTATCCCCGGCGCATTGGTCTCGTCCACCCGGTACGCGTACACCTCGTCGGGGTCGGCCGTGAGGATGGTCTCCCGCATGCGCGTACCGCCCCTGAGCCGGACCTCGCGCCCCGCGCCGTCGTCCGTCGGGCGGGCGAGCGTCACGGCGGAGAACCACTCGGGCCAGCCCGTCACGTCCTCGGCGAGCGCCCGGAACACCGCCTGCGGAGGCGCGGACACCTCTCGGGCGAAGACCAGGCGCAGCGGCGCGGACTCGGTGAACTCGAGCCCCACGGGCTTCAGTCGGCGTGCCATGGACCTTCAGCCCCCAAGCGGAATCGGGCGGTTGACCGGGCAGGGGTCACCATAGCTGGCGAACCGTCAGATGTCTGTACCTGTTCCGGGCTCGCCCGCGATGACGAGCCGCAGCTCCTCGGAGACCTCGGCGCGCGCGTCCGCGGGCAGCCCCGCGTCCGTGACGAGCGTGTCCACCTGGTCGAGCGAGGCGAACGAACTCAGGCCCACCGTCCCCCACTTGGTGTGGTCGGCGACCACGACGACCCGGCGCGCGGACTGCACGAGCCGCCGGTTCGTCTCCGCCTCCGCCAGGTTCGGCGTCGACAGGCCGGCCTCCAGCGATATGCCGTGCACACCGAGGAACAGCACGTCGAAGTGGAGCGCCGCGATGGCCTGGTCCGCGACGGGCCCCACGAGCGAGTCCGAAGGTGTCCGCACGCCGCCCGTGAGGACGACGGTCGCCGCGCCCTGGCGCTGGCCCGACGAGCGCTGCGCGCCGTGGAACACGTCCGCCACCCGTACCGAGTTGGTCACCACGGTCAGGTCCGGCACATCGAGGAGGTGGTGGGCCAGCGCGTACGTCGTGGTGCCGCCGGACAGCGCGATGGCCGTGCCCGGCACCGCCAGGGCCGCGGCGGTCCGCGCGATGTCCTCCTTGGCGCTGAGCTCCAGACCCGACTTCGCCTCGAAGCCCGGCTCGTGCGTGCTCGCCTCGACCACGGGGACCGCGCCGCCGTGCACCTTCTCCAGGACACCCTGCCGGGCGAGCGCGTCGAGATCGCGGCGGACCGTCATGTCGGAGACGCCCAGCTTGCGAGTGAGCTCGTTGACCCTGACGCCGCCACGGCGCCTGACCTCGTCGAGGATCAGGGCCCGGCGCTGCTCCGCGAGGAGGTTCTGATTCTCGCTCACGTCCTGTCGGATCCCTTCGCCTCGTCACAGCCGTCCATGGTCGCCACATCCTCGCACGCGCCGCCGACAGCCGTGCGACTGCCCGCTCGTGCCCGCCGTATGGCGCGCGGTCGCACGGATGGAGGAGATTCGGTGAGGAGGGATGCGTAGCGCGGTCGTGAGCGGGGATTCTGATTCCGGCACCACACGCGCACGTCAATCGGGGGATGCTGAACGGTGGAGCGTGACACGGCGGACGAGACCGCCCTCGAACTTCTGGTCCACGGCGTAGGGGGCACCACCCCCGAGGCGATGCTCGGCGACCCGCGCACGGTCCGGGTGTCCGGCGACGACACGGCCGCGGTGTACCGCCGCGCCGACGACGCCGACGCGGAGCAACGCCCCGACGACTACCGGGGCAAGCCCGTCCCGGAGGCGTACGTCTGGTGCAACCTCACGTCCGGCAACGGCTCGCGCGCCTTATGGCTGTTGCTGCTGCCGTTCATGGTCGTCAACCTCGCCCACTGGATGCGCCCCAACGCCCACCGCCGCACACGGACCGTGCGCGCCTACGGCCTCCTGGTGCGGCTCGTGGGGCTCAGCCTCACCGTCCTCCTGGTCGCCGCCGCCTGCGAGGTGGCGCTCGATCTGTTGGCCTGGCAGTGCGCCGGCACGCACGCGTGCGCCCAGGGACGTTCCTGGCTGGGCTTCCTGTCGGTCGACGCGCACGGACACGGCGGCTGGTGGAGCCAGCCCGGCCGCCGCCTCGCCCTCGCCGCGGCCGTCCCGGCCGCCCTCGTCGGCCTCCTGTGGTACCTCTCCCACCGCACCTGGGGCGCGTACGAGTCCCAGCAGCCGCTGCCTCACCAGCCCGACCCCGAGGAGGAGGCGCCGACCAATGCGCTCGGCAGGCCGGGGTTCTGGTACGGACGCCGTCTCGTCGCCCGCCTGCGCGCCGCGCACACCGCCGCGGGCCTGCTCACGGTGGCGGCCGCCGTCGGCACCTCGGCCGCCCGCTTCGACCGCGGGAGCGGCGGACCCGTTCTCCTCGACGTGCTCGGCAGGATCCTCGACGGCGCACTCGTCGTGGGCACCGGCATCGTCGTCTGGGTGGTGTGCCGCAGGGGCCGCAGCGAGAACATCGTCGACCGCACGCTCGACCGGACCCTCGTCCGCCTCCTGCCCGCGGCCGCCCTGGCCCTCCTGCTGCTCACGTTCCTGTACGCGGGCTGGTCACGCCCCGAGTGGCGGTCGCACGGACGCCTGCCCGGAGACGCGACGTTCGGCGGGATCGTCCTCGTCCAGGGCGCGGTGGTCGTGGCGCTCGCCGTGGTCGCCCACGCCATCCACCGCCGCGCTCGCGACTCCCGTGCGGCCCTGCGCGGCCTCGGCGGACCCGCGACCGCGATGCTCGCCTGCGCCCTGGGCGGTGTGATGTCCGGGGGAGTGTCCCAGCGCGTCGCCGACTGGCTGGACGGCTCCGGCACGCCGGGAGCCGACGGCACCATCGACGGACCGCCGGTCCTGCTGTCCTGGCAGGCCTCCGTGATCCCGCCCCTGCTGATCGTCGTCGCCGTGGTGTGCGCCGTACTCGCCCAGCGCACCATCCGGCTCAAGCGCCGTGAGACGGCCACCGTCGCGACCGACTACCCGGGGGAGCCCGAGGACGCCGCCCGCACCAGCCGCATCGCGGGCACGCGCGCGCGTGCCGCCCTCACCGACCAGGCGCCCATGATCATCGGCGCGGTCTCGACGGTGACACTCCTCCTGGGTGCGGGAGCGCTCATCGGCGCGTGGGCGACCCACCAGGTCCCGGGCGAGGCCGCACAGGGCACGTACGACATCGTGGAAGGCGCCGCGCAGACCGCGCAGGCGATGGGCTCCTGGCTCATCGGACTCGGCTTCATACTCTTCGTCACCTGGGGAAGGCGCGCCTACCGCGACGCGTCAGCCCGCCGCACGATCGGCATCCTGTGGGACGTCGGCACGTTCTGGCCACGCGCCGCGCACCCCTTCGCGCCGCCCTGTTACGCCGAGCGCGCCGTGCCCGACCTGACCTGGCGCATGGCCACCTGGACCCGCGCCACGGGCGGCCGCCTCGTCCTGTCGGGGCACTCCCAGGGCAGCGTCCTCGCCGCCGCGGCCGCCTGGCAGCTGCATCCCACCGTCCGCCGACGCGTCGCCCTGCTCACCTACGGCTCGCCTCTGGAGCGGCTCTACGGGCGCTGGTTCCCGGCGCACTTCGGTCCCGCCGCGCTCGGCGCCCTGCACCGCCAGGTCGACTGCTGGCGCAACCTGCACCGCACCACCGACCCGATCGGCGGACCCGTCCGGCTGCCCGGCGAGGACGGCCCCCAGGTCGACCACCCGGCGCTGAAGGACCCGCTCGCCTACGGCCGTACCGAGCAACACCCGCTGCCCGCACCGATCCTGGGCCACTCCGACTACCAGGCCGATCCCGTTTTCGCCGAGGAACGGGCCCGCCTCCTCGCCAGGCTGCGCCCCGAGGTCCCGGGGCCACGCCCGGACGGCGAGCCCGCCGCGCCTCAGGGCAGCTCGGGCAGGTCGTCCTCGTAGAGCAGGGTCAGGTCGTCCGTGCTCGGTTCGGCGAGCTGGGCGACCCGGCCCGCGTGGCGCTCCACCATCGACTCGAAGGTCTGCCGCGCCGTGCGGCCGTTGCCGAACGCGGGCCCCTTCGGGAGCGCCGTGAAGTGCTTCAGAAGTGCTTCGGCCGCGCCCTCGCCGAGCCGGTACTCGTGCTCGTCGGCCTGCTGCTCCACGATCCGCAGCAGCTCTTCGGGCAGGTAGTCGGAGAAGGTGATGGTCCGTGAGAAACGAGACGCCACACCGGGGTTGACCGAGAGGAAGCGCTCCATCTCGGAGGTGTAGCCCGCGACGATCACCACGACGGAGTCGCGCTGGTCCTCCATCAGCTTCACCAGCGTGTCGATCGCCTCACGCCCGAAGTCGCGGCCGGAGTCCTCGGGGGACAGGGCGTACGCCTCGTCGATGAACAGCACGCCGCCGGTGGCCCGTTGAAAGGCTTCTTGCGTGCGGATGGCGGTCGAGCCGATGTGCTCGCCGACCAGGTCGACCCGGGACACCTCGACGAGATGGCCCTTCTCCAGGACGCCCAGTGAGGCGAGGATCTCCCCGTACAGGCGAGCCACCGTCGTCTTGCCGGTACCGGGGGAGCCCGTGAACACCAAGTGCCGCCTGACGGAAGCCGCTTTGAGGCCCGCCTGCTGCCGGCGCCGGCCGACCTCGATCATGTCCGTGAGGGCACGCACCTCGCGCTTGACGCTTTCCAGA encodes the following:
- a CDS encoding ABC transporter permease; protein product: MSTSARLSLSSLRAHKRRFAGTFLAVLLGVAFLAGTLVMGDTLRASFDTMFGNASSGTDAVVRSTNVITTPGESQGTRQPVAASLAKKLAVTPGVAAAVPGIQGAGQLVGSDGKAIGGQGPPTLAGNWIDDPGLNPYRLAEGHTPSKAGEVVVNRGAAKKGDLEIGDTTTLRTPDPVRVTIVGLATFGGEDGMAQVTYTGMTQADAEKYLTPRPGEAASIQVRAGPGTSQRELVDELTPVLPKGVEAITGEASAQENTDMISGQFLTLFTTFLLVFSGIALLVATFSIHNTFAIVVAQRTRENALLRALGASRRQVTATTLVEASAVAVLASVAGLVGGIGIAAGLQALFPAIGFPFPDGALVISGLSMLLPLAVGILVCLGSALLPAVRAGRTAPLAALRETAVDQSGASRRRAVIGIALGVVAVAVTLVGVLASPSVQLAGLGGVLILVAFVVLGPVASSRAVRVLGSPLDKLRGVTGGLARRNALRSPRRTAATASALMIGVAVVSLFTVFGASLKATMDQTVSRSFAGDIAVSAPSFGAGGSGLSPKLAPALAGQPQVATAVGLGKGVAEVDGEGRALTVTDPAALARSFDLGTVRGSLDDLGTDGIAVTREEADKQHLRPGSTARLAFTDGKRQNFTVRAVYGRSELAGDYVITRRAWAPHRAQDSDTLIAVTFKDGVSTADGKAAVSKVAAAYGHPEVQTRDEYAQSSAGGIDMMLTLVYALLALAVLIALLGIANTLTLAVHERTRELGLLRAVGQTRAQLRAMVRWESVLVAAFGTAGGLVLGGFLGWVLVEASDGASDSAFAFALPPLQLVVVALVGLAAGALAGLRPARRAARLDVLRAIATE
- a CDS encoding ATP-binding protein, producing MITHPSRHCTVELQALPSRIRQVRRIVSAQLRYWHLDPLIDEAMLGVTELLTNVHRHAGPDKMCTVEIELLLDRLTVSVHDHDPHLPQPCEADPLATCGRGLALVAAVSESWGARPQGEHGKVVWFTLPAPSAAMPLPPIPEYRMPDAIPELDSSVDRRTARHAPARSAVVG
- a CDS encoding PLP-dependent cysteine synthase family protein, encoding MSTPQQDQSAGTQGQDPAATLDVDHTDAAYRSWLKEAVRKVQADANRSADTHLLRFPLPEEWGIDLYLKDESTHITGSLKHRLARSLFLYGLCNGWIRPGRPVIEASSGSTAVSEAYFAKLIGVPFIAVMPRTTSPEKIRLIEFHGGRCHFVDDSRTMYEESAALAVDTGGHYMDQFTYAERATDWRGNNNIAESIYRQLELERYPEPTWIVATAGTGGTSATIARYVHYMQHDTRICVADPENSCFFEGWTTGDPDVTCDCGSRIEGIGRPRMEPSFVPGAIDRMMKVPDAASVAAVRALEGAIGRKAGGSTGTGLWSALKIVAEMVAEGRTGSVVTLLCDPGDRYLDKYYSDQWLAHQGLDIAPYTRAIETLLATGVWPSAD
- a CDS encoding SRPBCC family protein: MARRLKPVGLEFTESAPLRLVFAREVSAPPQAVFRALAEDVTGWPEWFSAVTLARPTDDGAGREVRLRGGTRMRETILTADPDEVYAYRVDETNAPGIRALVEEWRLTPSGAGGTRVQWTFAADGVAAFRAGLRLGRAGLGRAFRDAVAALDRRIAANSRDSRAS
- a CDS encoding DeoR/GlpR family DNA-binding transcription regulator, with the translated sequence MSENQNLLAEQRRALILDEVRRRGGVRVNELTRKLGVSDMTVRRDLDALARQGVLEKVHGGAVPVVEASTHEPGFEAKSGLELSAKEDIARTAAALAVPGTAIALSGGTTTYALAHHLLDVPDLTVVTNSVRVADVFHGAQRSSGQRQGAATVVLTGGVRTPSDSLVGPVADQAIAALHFDVLFLGVHGISLEAGLSTPNLAEAETNRRLVQSARRVVVVADHTKWGTVGLSSFASLDQVDTLVTDAGLPADARAEVSEELRLVIAGEPGTGTDI